One genomic region from Abyssisolibacter fermentans encodes:
- a CDS encoding type III pantothenate kinase, giving the protein MILVFDVGNTNIVLGVYESKKLVNYWRIETDRQKTSDEFGMIIDGLFKYNGLSLKDVEAVVISSVVPNIMYSLKAMSIKYCNKNPIIVGPGIKTGMNIKYDNPRQLGADRIVNAVSAYNKYGGPLIIVDIGTAITFCAVSKQGEYLGGVITPGLKIASEALVNRTAKLPKIEIKKPKKVIGRNTIVSMQSGMIYGYVGLIDYIVQRMKDELEEEVNNVIATGGLSTLISTESKTITKVDKLLTLEGLRILYEMNSNPKK; this is encoded by the coding sequence TTGATTTTAGTTTTTGATGTTGGGAATACAAATATTGTATTAGGAGTATACGAATCGAAGAAATTAGTAAATTATTGGAGAATAGAAACTGATAGACAAAAAACATCTGATGAATTCGGTATGATTATAGATGGGTTGTTTAAATACAATGGTTTATCATTAAAAGATGTAGAAGCAGTTGTAATATCCTCTGTAGTTCCTAATATTATGTATTCATTAAAAGCTATGAGCATAAAATACTGCAATAAAAACCCTATAATAGTAGGTCCAGGAATCAAAACAGGAATGAATATTAAATACGATAACCCTAGACAACTTGGAGCAGATAGGATAGTTAATGCAGTTTCTGCTTATAATAAATACGGTGGTCCATTGATAATTGTAGATATTGGGACTGCCATAACATTTTGTGCTGTGTCAAAACAAGGAGAATATTTAGGAGGCGTAATTACGCCAGGTTTAAAAATTGCTAGTGAGGCATTAGTAAACAGAACTGCCAAACTTCCAAAAATAGAAATAAAGAAGCCTAAAAAAGTTATAGGTAGAAATACAATAGTAAGCATGCAATCTGGTATGATATATGGATATGTTGGATTAATTGATTATATAGTTCAAAGAATGAAAGATGAACTTGAAGAAGAAGTTAATAATGTAATAGCAACAGGAGGGTTATCAACTCTAATATCAACAGAATCAAAAACTATTACAAAAGTAGATAAACTTTTAACATTGGAAGGATTACGAATACTATATGAAATGAACAGTAATCCAAAGAAATAA